The Streptomyces collinus DNA segment CCCCAATCTGCGGGGCATGTCCTACCGGGCGCAGAAGCGCGAGATCTGCGGCATGCAGAGCTACCTGGAGCGGCGGTTCGGCAAGCGCCCCACCCTCTTCCGCCCGCCCTACGGCAGCTACGACCGGGCGACCCTGCGCGCCGCCAAGACCTGCGGCATCGCGTACGCGCCCCTGTGGAACCAGGAGGTCTTCGCCGACCACTGGGAGTACCGCGAAGGGGACCGCAAGCTGCGCCCGGGGGACATCGTCCTCACGCACTTCCGGGGCCCCGAACAGTGGAAGGGCACGATGGCCGACATGATCCGCCGCTTCCTGAACAAGGTGACGGCCCAGGGGTACGCGGTCGGGCGGCTGGAGGACTACCTGTGAGGCGGCCGGCCGCCGCCGTGCTGTGCGCGGTCCTCGTGGCCGGCTGCGCCGGGGGCCCGGCGGAGCGGCCGGGCGCCGCCGACGGCCGGGCGCAGGACCCGGCACGCGCGGAGGGCGCCACCCACCCGCTGCCGCCCGTCGTGGACCACGTCCCCACCCGCGAACCCGTCGTCTTCCTCACCTACGACGACGGCGCCGAGCGCGACCCCCGCTTCGTCGGCCTCGTCCGTGAACGGCGCCTCCCCGTCAGCATGTTCCTCACGGACAGCGTCGTGGGACCCGGCTACGGCCACTTCGCCCGGCTGCGCGCGGTCGGCGCGTCCATCCAGAACCACACCCTCGACCACCCCGCCCTGCGCGGCCTGCCCTACGCCGGCCAGCGCGCCGAGATCTGCGGCCAGCAGCACAAACTCCGCTCCCGCTTCGGCATCAGCCCCCGCCTCTTCCGCCCGCCCTACGGCACCTACGACCGGACGACCCTGCGCGCGGCGGCCGACTGCGGCATCACGGCGGTCGTACTGTGGCGCGCGTCCCTGAACGCCGAGGGCGGACTGACGTACACCCGGGGTGAGCCGGGCCTGCGGCCGGGCGACATCGTCTCGGTTCCGGCGGGCGAGACGATGTCTCCGAGCCTGACGGAACGGACCGTGCGGCTGCTGCGCGAGATCGAGCGGAAGGGGCTTCGGGTGGGGCGCCTGGAGGACCACCTGTAGGACCGCCCGCCGGGTCGGCCGGAGAGAGTGCCCGGCCGACGCGCCGTCCGCAATTAGCAGTCCGCTTGACCGAGTGCTAATCGCAGTCATAGTCTCGGCTCTGGCACTCCCCCTAGGAGAGTGCCAACACAGCGACGGGCAGGTCCGGCACCCGCGACGACGGATCCACCTGGTCGCCACCTCAGACAGTTAACCCCGTGAGATCTCCGAAGGGGGAGGTCGGATCGTGACGACCACCAGCTCCAAGGTTGCCATCAAGCCGCTCGAGGACCGCATTGTGGTCCAGCCGCTCGACGCCGAGCAGACCACCGCCTCTGGCCTGGTCATCCCGGACACCGCCAAGGAGAAGCCCCAGGAGGGCGTCGTCCTGGCCGTGGGCCCGGGCCGCTTCGAGGACGGCAACCGTCTTCCGCTCGACGTCTCCGTCGGCGACGTCGTGCTCTACAGCAAGTACGGCGGCACCGAGGTGAAGTACAACGGCGAGGAGTACCTCGTCCTCTCGGCCCGCGACGTGCTCGCGATCGTCGAGAAGTAATTCACCCGGCATTACCAGCATTGCAGTGGACTGCGCCCCTGGCCCCCGCGACCTTATGAAGCCGGGCGTCGGGGGCGCGGTTCGTTTCACCCACGTTTTCCGAGAGGGCTGAACCGCTCCCATGGCGAAGATTCTGAAGTTCGACGAGGACGCCCGTCGCGCCCTCGAGCGCGGCGTCAACAAGCTTGCCGACACGGTCAAGGTGACGATCGGCCCCAAGGGCCGCAACGTCGTCATCGACAAGAAGTTCGGCGCTCCCACCATCACCAACGACGGTGTGACCATCGCCCGCGAGGTCGAGGTCGAGGACCCGTACGAGAACCTCGGTGCCCAGCTGGTCAAGGAGGTGGCGACCAAGACCAACGACATCGCGGGTGACGGTACGACCACCGCGACCGTGCTCGCCCAGGCGCTCGTGCGCGAGGGCCTCAAGAACGTCGCCGCCGGCGCCTCCCCGGCCGCCCTGAAGAAGGGCATCGACGCCGCCGTCGCCGCGGTCTCCGAGGAGCTCCTCGCGACCGCCCGTCCGATCGACGAGAAGTCCGACATCGCCGCCGTCGCCGGTCTGTCCGCCCAGGACACCCAGGTCGGCGAGCTCATCGCCGAGGCCATGGACAAGGTCGGCAAGGACGGTGTCATCACCGTCGAGGAGTCCAACACCTTCGGTCTGGAGCTGGACTTCACCGAGGGCATGGCCTTCGACAAGGGCTACCTGTCGCCGTACTTCGTGACGGACCAGGAGCGCATGGAAGCCGTCCTGGACGACCCGTACATCCTCATCACGCAGGGCAAGATCTCCGCCATCGCGGACCTCCTGCCGCTGCTGGAGAAGGTCATCCAGTCCAACGCCTCCAAGCCGCTGCTGATCATCGCCGAGGACGTCGAGGGCGAGGCCCTCTCCACCCTCGTCGTGAACAAGATCCGCGGCACGTTCAACGCCGTCGCCGTGAAGGCCCCCGGCTTCGGCGACCGCCGCAAGGCGATGCTGCAGGACCTGGCCGTCCTCACCGGCGCCACGGTCGTCTCCGAGGAGGTCGGCCTCAAGCTCGACCAGGTCGGCCTGGACGTGCTCGGCTCCGCCCGCCGCGTCACCGTCACGAAGGACGACACCACGGTCGTCGACGGCGCCGGCAACAAGGACGACGTGCAGGGCCGCGTCGCCCAGATCAAGGCCGAGATCGAGTCCACCGACTCCGACTGGGACCGCGAGAAGCTCCAGGAGCGCCTCGCGAAGCTGGCCGGCGGCGTGTGCGTCATCCGCGTGGGTGCCGCCACCGAGGTCGAGCTCAAGGAGCGCAAGCACCGTCTGGAGGATGCCATCTCCGCGACCCGCGCCGCGGTCGAGGAGGGCATCGTCTCCGGTGGTGGCTCCGCGCTGGTCCACGCCGTCAAGGTCCTCGAGGGCAACCTCGGCAAGACCGGCGACGAGGCCACCGGTGTCGCGGTCGTCCGCAAGGCCGCCGTCGAGCCGCTGCGCTGGATCGCCGAGAACGCCGGCCTGGAGGGCTACGTCATCACCTCCAAGGTCGCCGAGCTCGACAAGGGCCAGGGCTTCAACGCCGCCACCGGCGAGTACGGCGACCTGGTCAAGGCCGGCGTCATCGACCCGGTCAAGGTCACCCGCTCCGCCCTGGAGAACGCCGCCTCCATCGCCTCCCTCCTCCTCACGACCGAGACCCTGGTCGTCGAGAAGAAGGAAGAGGAGGAGCCGGCCGCCGCGGGCCACGGCCACGGCCACGCCCACTGAGGCACCGGCCTGGTAGCAGAAGCCCCCGTTCCGCCCAGGCGGGACGGGGGCTTCTCCCGTAGGTCCTGCCGGTCACAGCTCCAGCGGGTCGAGCACTCCGAGCTGCTGCATCAGCCCCAGCCGGTCGTACTGCCACCAGCCCTCGGCGATCTTCCCGTCCGGCGTGCAGCGGTGGACGGTCGTCCCGGTCATGGTGACCTCCTGGCCGGTCGGCGCGATCCCGAGGAAGTCGCCGGTGTGACGCCCGTGGAAGGTCCACCGGGTGCAGACCCGGTCGCCCTGCGCCATCTGGTCCTCGATGGTGAACGAGAAGTCGAACCCGCCCCGCCACACCTCCACCTCGCGCCGGAGCGCGTCGAGCCCGATGACGTCCTGCACATTGGCGGGATCGTGGTCGTGGTAGTCCTCGATGAACACGTCGTTGAACGGCGGCGCGTCCCCCTGGCCCGGTGCGAGCTCGAAGAACCTGCGCGCGGTGGCCGCGTACAGCTGCTCGTCCCGCACCACGTCCAGGTCCGTGAAGGTCGGCGTCTCCTCGCAGAGCGCCACCATGTCCTGGAAGATCCGGTCGGTCTCCGGCAGCCCGGAGTTGCGCATCGCCTCCTCGTACGAGGGGAACTCCACGATCTCCACGATGTGCGAGGAGTCGGCCCGGTCCTTCGCCACCACACTGTGCGACGCGGTCCGCTTCCCCTTGGTCTGCTCGACCCACCGGTCCATCAGCCGGTTCATCTCGTCGAGCCGGCTGGTCCTGCATTCGATGAGCTGTACGAAGGTCATGGCCTCGCCTCCGGCCCCCCTGGGTCCGGCTGAACAGCTTCATTGTCCCAAGGGGAGTGCCCGGGTGCCTCCCGGCTGCCGGCGGAGGAAGAGGAGCCGGCCGACGCGCGCCTACTGCGGCCCGTACTTCCGGCCCGTCCTGGAGGACACCGCCCCCAGCATCCCCCGCGGCACCAGCTTCGCCGCCCCCATCAGCGCCTTGTAGCGCGGGTCCGGGATGGACAGCGTCCTGCCACGCGCCAGATCGTGCAGCGCCGCCGCCACCAGCTTGTCCGCGTCCAGCCACATCCAGCCCGGGATGTTGTCGGTGCCCATCCCCGCCCGGTCGTGGAACTCGGTGCGCACGAAACCCGGGCAGAGCGCCATCAGCCGTACGCCGCTGCCGGCCAGGTCGCGTGCCGCACCCTGCGTGAACTGCACGACCCAGGCCTTGGAGGCGCCGTAGGTACCGCGGGGCACGAAGGCGGCCACCGACGCGACGTTGACCACGCCGCCCCGGCCGCGCTCGCGCATGGCCTCGGTCGCCGCCGACGTCAGCCGCAGCACCGCCTCGCAGTGCACCTTGAGCATCCGCAGCTCGTCGGCCATGGAGACGTCGAGGTAGCGGCCCTTGTTGCCGAACCCGGCGTTGTTGATCAGCAGGTCGACGGGGTTCTTGCGGTCGCCGAGGCGCCCGGCCACCGCCTCGATCCCCTTGTCCTCGGCCAGGTCGGCCGTCAGCACCTCCGCCTCGATGCCGTGCCGGTCGTGCAGCTCGGTCGCCTGCTCGCGAAGCCGCTTGGTGTCGCGGGCCACCAGCACCAGGTTGTGCCCGTCCGCCGCCAGTCGCCGCGCGAACGCGGCCCCGATGCCTGCCGTCGATCCCGTAATCAGAGCCGTTGTCATGGCAGAAGGTTAGTGACCTGGACTGAGTGCGTCCGCTTCCCCGTGGGGCCGTCCGTGGTGAAGGGTCCGTGGAGACAGGCGTGGTGAGCGGCGATCAGGCCCCGTACTTCTCCTCGTACTCCCGAGCCGTCCGCAGCAGCTCAGGGTGCAGGGCCTCGCCGGCGGCCAGCAGGCGCGGCAGCAGCGTCCGCTCGGTCGTCACCGCCCGGAACTGCAGGGCCACCGTCACGTCGTGGCGGGGCCGGTGCACGATCTCGACGGCATCGCCCGCGCGGATCTCCCCGGGCACGATCACCCGCAGATACGCCCCCGGCGCACCCCGCTGCGTGAACCGCTTGACCCAGCCCTTCTCGCCCAGGTGGCCCTGGAACGTCCGGCACGGGATCCGGCCGGAGGTGACCTCCAGCACCACCTCGGGCCCCACCCGCCAGCGCTCGCCGATCAGCGCACCGGACACGTCCAGTCCGCTGGTCGTGAGGTTCTCGCCGAACGCGCCGTCGGCCAGCGTCCGGCCCAGCTCGCGCTCCCACTCGTCCAGGTCCTCGCGGGCCATGGCGTACACCGCCTGGTCGTCGCCGCCGTGGTGCTCCAGCTTGCACACCGCGTCACCGGCCAGCCCGCTCCCGCCGACGCCCTTGGGCCCGGGCGCCGACACCCGCACCGGCCCGTCGACCGGCCGCTTGTCGATCCCGGTCACGCCCCCGGGGCCGTCCGCGTACGGCGCGGCCTCGGCGCGCCCCAGATTCACAGACAGAAGCTTCATGCTCCGCACGGTAAGCGACCACACCCCAAAGCGTCGACGCATTATTCGCATCACCATCAAAGGGTCGCTTATCCTCGAAGGGTGATCGAAGCTCGTCATCTCCGCGTCCTGCGCGCCGTCGCGACCACCGGCTCCTTCTCCGCCGCGGGCCGCGAGCTGGGCTGCACCCAGCCCGCCGTGAGCCAGCAGATGAAGGCCCTGGAGACCTCCGTCGGCACGCCGCTGCTGATCCGCACCGGACGGGAGATGCGTCTGACCCAGGCCGGCGAGGCCCTGGTGCGGCACGCCACCGGCATCCTCGCCGGGCTCACGGCCGCCGAGGAGGAGGTCGCCGCCATCGCCGGGCTGCGCGCGGGCCGGGTCCGGCTCGTCTCCTTCCCCAGCGGCAGCTCCACCCTCGTCCCCACGGCCCTCGCGGCGCTGCGCGCGGCGCACCCGGGCACCCGCGTCTCCCTGGAGGAGGCCGAGCCGCCCGCCTCCGTGGGCCTGCTGCGCGAGGGCGACTGCGACGTGGCGCTCGCCTTCCGCTACGAGGGGGCGGCGGGCGCGGAGGAGTGGGACGACCTCGTCGTACGGCCGCTGCTGTCGGACCGGCTCGTCGCACTCGTGCCGGAGCGGCACAGGCTCGCGGGCGCGGAGTCCGTCGCCATCGGCGAGCTCACCGAGGAGCCGTGGATCGCGGGCTGCCCGCGCTGTCGCGGACAGCTGGTCGAGGTGTGCGCGGCGGCCGGCTTCACCCCGCGCATCGACTTCGCGACCGATGACTACCCGGCCGTCGTCGGCCTCGTCGGCGCCGGTCTGGGCGTGGCCGTGCTGCCCCAGCTGGCCGTCGAGTCGGTACGGCCCCGGGGGGTGCGCACCGTTCGCCTCGAACCGGCGGTGCGCCGGGAGATCGTCGCGCTCACCCTGCCCGACCTCGCACAGGTCCCGGCCGTGGCGGCGACGCTCGACCAACTGGCCCGGGCCGCTCGCCGCTAGCGCGGCCCACGCGTCCCAAAAACCAACGGCACGCGTGCGCGTGCCCGTTTGCAGAAACGTTCCTTCAGTTGTTCGAGACGGTGTGCCCGCCCGATGCCGACGCCGACACCAGCCGGTTGCGCGCCCGCCCCATCAGCTCTTCGCGCTCGTCCTCGGTCAGCCCGCCCCACACGCCGTACGGCTCACGCACCGCCAGGGCGTGGGCGGCGCACTCGGCGCGTACCGGGCACCTCATGCAGACCTCTTTGGCCGAGTTCTCACGAGCGCTCCTCGCCGCACCGCGCTCACCCTCCGGATGGAAGAAGAGCGAGCTGTCCACGCCGCGACAGGCAGCCAGCAGCTGCCAGTCCCACAGGTCCGCGTTCGGTCCGGGAAGGCGGGAGAAATCTGCCATTACGTGACCCCTTGTTGCCGTTCTGGGCGGATCCGGTGTCTACGACCGTACAACTACGATCTAAGGAGATGAAAATATGACTCATTGCGAATCTAGCTCCAGACACTGGCAAAGCGGAAGAAATGGGTCTGAATGGGGCATAGGTTGTGATGAAAGTTCGAGGGTCTGCTGCGCATATCTGCACCGTGTCCGCCCCCTCACGTAGAGTGCCGAAGATGGCAGCCGCCCCCGTAACTCTTTCGAGTGACCGTCGTTGAGAGTGCGAGGCGGTTGAAGGAACAAGCGCTCGGACGGGTGTCCGAGGCGGTCGACCGCACAGGTGACGATTTCGTACCAGCCTGGAGGCTCAAGGTGACGCGCATCAGCTGCGGAGGGCGGTCATGACATCCGTCCTCGTCTGCGACGACTCCCCGCTTGCCCGAGAGGCGCTCCGTCGTGCGGTCGCGACCGTGCCCGGCGTAGAGCGCGTGACGACGGCGGCCAACGGCGAGGAAGTCCTCCGCCGCTGGGGGGCCGACCGCTCGGACCTGATTCTGATGGACGTACGCATGCCCGGACTGGGCGGCGTCGAGACGGTCCGGCGGCTGCTGTCCGCCGACCCCGGTGCGCGCATCATCATGCTCACCGTCGCCGAGGACCTGGACGGCGTGGCCCTCGCGGTCGCCGCCGGTGCCCGCGGCTATCTGCACAAGGACGCCTCCCGCGCGGAACTGCGCGCGACGGTGACCCAGGCCCTGGCCGACCCGACCTGGCGGCTCGCCCCGCGCCGGCTGCGCTCGGCCGAGATGGGCGCGGCGCCCACGCTCACGGCGCGTGAGATCCAGGTCCTCGAAGGTATGAGCCACGGCCGCTCGAACGCGGAGATCGGCCGCGAGCTGTTCCTCTCCGAGGACACCGTCAAGACGCACGCCCGGCGGCTGTTCAAGAAGCTGGGCGCCTCGGACCGGGCCCACGCCGTGGCGCTCGGCTTCCGGTGGGGACTGGTGCGCTAGGGCCTGTCCTTCGGATCGGGTCGGCTTCGACGCGCGGCCTCCGGCGAGAGCCGGAGAGCGGGGGCACGCGGATGCCCCCGCGTGAGCCGTACCCGCGCGGACCGGAGCCGGCGGCCGACGGCGACGCCGGCAGGGGGCCGCTCCCGCCCCGGCGAGGCCGACAGCCCGGGAGGGCGCGGGCTGGGGCCGAGGTCCCCGGGATGATCCGAACGGCAGGTCCCAGAGGTCGTGGTGAGGGCACGGAACGCCAGGTGGGCGTGGGTGGACCGGGGGTCCGCCCAGGGCCCGCTGCTCGTTTCGCCGCGGATGCCGCATCCTTGAGGGTGTGGAGTTCCTCGGGGACGAGTCGGTCGAGCGGAAGGGGAGGGCGCAGGGGATGAGTGCCGGCGCACCTGCTCATAACGCTTCGGTGCACAACAACGGGAGCGGTGCCGCGGAGCCGGCGGCCGCAAGGCACCATGGACCGATGCGCGACGACGAGGCGGCCCATGCCCAGGGCGCGATCGGTGCGCTCGTCCACCGCGCCGTCGACGGGGACGAGCAGGCGACGCACGACCTGCTCGCCCATGTCCACCCCTTGGCCCTGCGCTACTGCCGCACCCGTCTGTCCCGTCTCCCGGGCGACGCGCGGCACTTCGTGGAGGACCTCGCGCAGGAGGTCTGCGTGGCGGTGCTCCTCGCACTGCCCCGCTACCGGGACACCGGCCGCCCGTTCGAGGCGTTCGTCTTCGCCATCGCCGCGCACAAGGTCGCCGACCTCCAGCGCGCGGCGATGCGTCACCCCGGCTCGACGGCCGTCCCCTCCGACGAGATGCCCGAGCGCCCGGACGACTCCCTCGGCCCGGAGGAGCGCGCCCTGCTCAGCAGCGACGCGGAATGGGCCAAGAAACTCCTGGCCAACCTCCCCGAGAACCAGCGGGAGCTGCTCCTGCTGCGGATCGCGGTGGGGCTGACGGCCGAGGAGACCGGCCAGATGTTGGGAATGTCACCCGGGGCGGTCCGGGTGGCTCAGCACAGGGCGCTGAGCCGGCTGCGGGCGCTGGCCGAGCAGTAGCCCTGCTTGAAGAACCCCTGAGTTGAACAGGCGGTGCGCCGCTTCCGTACGAACATACGAAGCCCGGAGCCAGGCGGAACCGTGGAATGAGACAGCCTCGCTTCCCGTTAGCATGGACATCCGCACCGATCAAGGCCATTTGGGGAAGGTGTCATGACTGCCAACGTCGACGGAGTGCCCGGTAAATTCGCGACACTCGGGCTGACCTACGACGACGTGCTGCTGCTGCCGGGTGCATCCGAAGTGCTCCCCAACGCGGTCGACACCTCGTCCCGCATCTCCCGCAACGTCCGGGTCAACATCCCGCTGCTCTCCGCGGCGATGGACAAGGTGACCGAGTCCCGCATGGCGATCGCGATGGCCCGCCAGGGCGGCGTCGGCGTGCTGCACCGCAACCTCTCCATCGAGGACCAGGTCAACCAGGTCGACCTGGTGAAGCGCTCCGAGTCCGGCATGGTCACCGACCCGATCACGGTGCACCCCGACGCCACGCTGGGCGAGGCCGACGCCCTGTGCGCCAAGTTCCGCATCAGCGGCGTCCCGGTCACCGACGGCAACAAGAAGCTGCTCGGCATCGTCACCAACCGCGACATGGCCTTCGAGACCGACCGCACGCGTCAGGTGCGCGAGGTCATGACGCCGATGCCGCTGGTCACCGGCAAGGTCGGCATCTCCGGCGCCGACGCCATGGAGCTGTTGCGCCGCCACAAGATCGAGAAGCTTCCCCTGGTCGACGACGCGGGTGTCCTCAAGGGCCTCATCACGGTCAAGGACTTCGTCAAGGCCGAGCAGTACCCCAACGCGGCCAAGGACTCCGAGGGCCGGCTGCTCGTCGGTGCGGCCGTGGGAGCCAGCCCCGAGGCCCTGGAGCGTGCCCAGGCGCTCGCCGGTGCCGGTGTGGACTTCCTGGTCGTCGACACCTCGCACGGCCACAACAGCAACGCCCTCAGCTGGATGGCGAAGATCAAGTCGAGCGTCGGCGTCGACGTGATCGGCGGCAACGTCGCCACGCGTGACGGCGCCCAGGCGCTGATCGACGCCGGCGTCGACGGCATCAAGGTGGGCGTGGGCCCCGGCTCGATCTGCACCACCCGCGTGGTCGCCGGTATCGGCGTCCCGCAGGTCACGGCCATCTACGAGGCGTCCCTCGCGGCCCGCCCGGCCGGTATCCCGCTGATCGGCGACGGCGGCCTGCAGTACTCCGGCGACATCGGCAAGGCCCTGGCCGCCGGTGCCGACACCGTGATGCTGGGCAGTCTCCTCGCCGGCTGTGAGGAGTCCCCGGGCGAGCTGCAGTTCATCAACGGCAAGCAGTTCAAGTCGTACCGCGGCATGGGCTCGCTCGGCGCGATGCAGTCCCGCGGCCAGGCCAAGTCGTACTCCAAGGACCGTTACTTCCAGGCCGAGGTCGGCTCCGACGACAAGCTCGTGCCCGAGGGCATCGAGGGCCAGGTGCCCTACCGCGGCCCGCTGGCCAACGTCCTGCACCAGCTCGTCGGCGGTCTGCGCCAGACCATGGGCTACGTGGGCGCCGCATCCATCGACGAGATGGAGACCAAGGGCCGCTTCGTCCGGATCACCTCCGCGGGCCTCAAGGAGAGCCACCCGCACGACATCCAGATGACGGTCGAGGCACCGAACTACAGCCGCAGCAAGTAGCGGCCGGCCTCCCAGGGCGGCTCCGGAGCATCCGGGGCCGCCCTCGCCGTGCCCGTCGGCGATACTGGAAGACGCTGCAACGCATCAGGGAAAGGCCACAGACGTGACTGAGATCGAGATCGGGCGCGGCAAGCGCGGCCGCCGGGCGTACGCCTTCGACGACATCGCCGTCGTCCCCAGCCGCCGTACGCGGGACCCGAAGGAGGTCTCGATCGCCTGGCAGATCGACGCCTACCGCTTCGAGCTGCCCTTCCTGGCCGCCCCCATGGACTCGGTCGTCTCCCCGGCCACCGCCATCCGTATCGGCGAGCTCGGCGGCCTCGGCGTGCTGAACCTCGAAGGCCTGTGGACGCGCTACGAGGACCCGCAGCCGTTGCTCGACGAGATCACCGGGCTGGACGCGGAGACCGCGACCCGCCGTCTGCAGGAGATCTATGCGGCTCCCATCAAGGAGGAGCTGATCGGGCAGCGCCTCAAGGAGGTGCGCGACTCCGGCGTCGTCACCGCCGCCGCGCTCTCCCCGCAGCGCACCGCCCAGTTCTCCAAGGCCGTCGTGGACGCGGGCGTGGACATCTTCGTCATCCGCGGTACGACGGTCTCCGCCGAGCACGTCTCCGGCGCGCACGAGCCGCTCAACCTCAAGCAGTTCATCTACGAGCTGGACGTCCCGGTGATCGTCGGCGGCTGCGCCACGTACACGGCGGCCCTGCACCTGATGCGCACCGGCGCGGCGGGTGTGCTGGTCGGCTTCGGCGGCGGCGCCGCGCACACCACGCGCAACGTGCTCGGTATCCAGGTGCCCATGGCGACGGCGGTCGCCGACGTGGCCGCCGCGCGCCGCGACTACATGGACGAGTCGGGCGGCCGGTACGTGCACGTGATCGCGGACGGCGGTGTCGGCTGGTCCGGCGACCTGCCCAAGGCGATCGCCTGCGGCGCGGACTCGGTGATGATGGGCTCCCCGCTGGCCCGTGCCACGGACGGGCCGGGCCGTGGCCACCACTGGGGCATGGAGGCCGTGAACGAGGAGCTGCCGCGCGGCAAGAAGGTCGCCCTCGGTACGGTCGGCACCCTGGAGGAGATCCTCACGGGCCCGTCCCACACCCCCGACGGCTCGATGAACCTCTTCGGCGCCCTGCGCCGCGCCATGTCCATGACGGGCTACAGCGAGCTCAAGGAGTTCCAGCGCGTCGAGGTGACGGTGGCGGACTCACAGCACTCGCGGTAGTCCGTTCCGACGGAGAAGGGCCTGGTCACTCGGGGGAGTGACCGGGCCCTTTTGCGTGCCCAAGTGGCTCTGGCGGGGCGCGTGTTGCCGTTGGGGGGCGCACGGGTGCCTTCGGGCCCTTCGGCCCCGTGGAAGGCGGTTTCGAGGCGCTAGTGTCCTTGATCGGCGCCCCGGTTCTTCTGGGTGCCCCCTTCCAAGGACATGGTCCGGACCCCGCCCTCGGGGCCCGGCCCGAATTCCGACGTGCCGCCTACCGGGTCGCTGGGCGGCGTGGTGGAAGGGGGCGCCCATGGGACGTCACCGCAAGCCCACCCGCTGGGACCGACTCCGTCTTCGGATGGTGCAGTGCCGGAGGAGGTGGATCTTGCGGATTTTCGGATGGTGAGCGGCCGCCCCCACGAGAACTAGGGGCGGACACTCCGTGATCCATCCAGGAGCCTGCCGCAGTGGCCACTGCGGTGGGCTCCACCTGTGTCCGTAAGGTACCCGCGCCGCGTGCCTCATGCCACCAGTCGCCTGGGCTCACGCACCCCGCGCGCCCCCCTTCACAACCGATGCGCCGCCCCCGTAGGCGCCGCCCCTCGCGTGTCCAGCAGCAGCTGGGCCTTCACCGACAGGCCCTGGAGGTCATACGTGCGGTGCTGCTGGAGGAGGATGGTCAGGTCCGCGTCGGCTGCTGCCTCGTAGAGGGAGTCAGCGCGGGGGATCGGGTGGTCGTAGACGCTCCAGGACGGGACGTACGGGTCGTGGTAGCTGACCGTCGCGCCCAGTTCCCTCAGACGCAGGGCGATCTCCCGGGCCGGAGTGCCCTGGAGGTCGGCGAGGTCGGGCTTGTAGGTGACGCCGAGGAGGAGCACGCGGGCGCCCCGGGCCGACTTGCCGTGTTCGTTGAGGAGGGCGGCGGCGCGCTGGACGACGTAGCCCGGCATGCGGTTGTTGACCTCCTGGGCCAGTTCCACCATGCGCAGCCCGCGGCCGCCGCCGGCGGTCATGTCCTGGGGGACGGAGTGGCCGCCGACGCCGGGGCCCGGGCGGAAGGCCTGGAAGCCGAACGGCTTGGTCTCCGCGCAGCGGATGACGTCCCACAGGTCGACGCCCAGGTCGTTGCAGAGGACGGCCATCTCGTTGACGAGGGCGATGTTCACGTGCCGGTAGTTGGTCTCCAGCAACTGCACGGTCTCCGCTTCGCGGGGTCCACGCGCACGTACCACCTTGTCGGTCAGCCGTGCGTGGAACGCGGCGGCCGACTCGGTGCAGGCCGGGGTGAGGCC contains these protein-coding regions:
- the groES gene encoding co-chaperone GroES translates to MTTTSSKVAIKPLEDRIVVQPLDAEQTTASGLVIPDTAKEKPQEGVVLAVGPGRFEDGNRLPLDVSVGDVVLYSKYGGTEVKYNGEEYLVLSARDVLAIVEK
- a CDS encoding MOSC domain-containing protein; its protein translation is MKLLSVNLGRAEAAPYADGPGGVTGIDKRPVDGPVRVSAPGPKGVGGSGLAGDAVCKLEHHGGDDQAVYAMAREDLDEWERELGRTLADGAFGENLTTSGLDVSGALIGERWRVGPEVVLEVTSGRIPCRTFQGHLGEKGWVKRFTQRGAPGAYLRVIVPGEIRAGDAVEIVHRPRHDVTVALQFRAVTTERTLLPRLLAAGEALHPELLRTAREYEEKYGA
- the groL gene encoding chaperonin GroEL (60 kDa chaperone family; promotes refolding of misfolded polypeptides especially under stressful conditions; forms two stacked rings of heptamers to form a barrel-shaped 14mer; ends can be capped by GroES; misfolded proteins enter the barrel where they are refolded when GroES binds), translated to MAKILKFDEDARRALERGVNKLADTVKVTIGPKGRNVVIDKKFGAPTITNDGVTIAREVEVEDPYENLGAQLVKEVATKTNDIAGDGTTTATVLAQALVREGLKNVAAGASPAALKKGIDAAVAAVSEELLATARPIDEKSDIAAVAGLSAQDTQVGELIAEAMDKVGKDGVITVEESNTFGLELDFTEGMAFDKGYLSPYFVTDQERMEAVLDDPYILITQGKISAIADLLPLLEKVIQSNASKPLLIIAEDVEGEALSTLVVNKIRGTFNAVAVKAPGFGDRRKAMLQDLAVLTGATVVSEEVGLKLDQVGLDVLGSARRVTVTKDDTTVVDGAGNKDDVQGRVAQIKAEIESTDSDWDREKLQERLAKLAGGVCVIRVGAATEVELKERKHRLEDAISATRAAVEEGIVSGGGSALVHAVKVLEGNLGKTGDEATGVAVVRKAAVEPLRWIAENAGLEGYVITSKVAELDKGQGFNAATGEYGDLVKAGVIDPVKVTRSALENAASIASLLLTTETLVVEKKEEEEPAAAGHGHGHAH
- a CDS encoding WhiB family transcriptional regulator, with translation MADFSRLPGPNADLWDWQLLAACRGVDSSLFFHPEGERGAARSARENSAKEVCMRCPVRAECAAHALAVREPYGVWGGLTEDEREELMGRARNRLVSASASGGHTVSNN
- a CDS encoding ester cyclase, yielding MTFVQLIECRTSRLDEMNRLMDRWVEQTKGKRTASHSVVAKDRADSSHIVEIVEFPSYEEAMRNSGLPETDRIFQDMVALCEETPTFTDLDVVRDEQLYAATARRFFELAPGQGDAPPFNDVFIEDYHDHDPANVQDVIGLDALRREVEVWRGGFDFSFTIEDQMAQGDRVCTRWTFHGRHTGDFLGIAPTGQEVTMTGTTVHRCTPDGKIAEGWWQYDRLGLMQQLGVLDPLEL
- a CDS encoding polysaccharide deacetylase family protein; its protein translation is MRRPAAAVLCAVLVAGCAGGPAERPGAADGRAQDPARAEGATHPLPPVVDHVPTREPVVFLTYDDGAERDPRFVGLVRERRLPVSMFLTDSVVGPGYGHFARLRAVGASIQNHTLDHPALRGLPYAGQRAEICGQQHKLRSRFGISPRLFRPPYGTYDRTTLRAAADCGITAVVLWRASLNAEGGLTYTRGEPGLRPGDIVSVPAGETMSPSLTERTVRLLREIERKGLRVGRLEDHL
- a CDS encoding SDR family NAD(P)-dependent oxidoreductase, with product MTTALITGSTAGIGAAFARRLAADGHNLVLVARDTKRLREQATELHDRHGIEAEVLTADLAEDKGIEAVAGRLGDRKNPVDLLINNAGFGNKGRYLDVSMADELRMLKVHCEAVLRLTSAATEAMRERGRGGVVNVASVAAFVPRGTYGASKAWVVQFTQGAARDLAGSGVRLMALCPGFVRTEFHDRAGMGTDNIPGWMWLDADKLVAAALHDLARGRTLSIPDPRYKALMGAAKLVPRGMLGAVSSRTGRKYGPQ
- a CDS encoding LysR family transcriptional regulator, which gives rise to MIEARHLRVLRAVATTGSFSAAGRELGCTQPAVSQQMKALETSVGTPLLIRTGREMRLTQAGEALVRHATGILAGLTAAEEEVAAIAGLRAGRVRLVSFPSGSSTLVPTALAALRAAHPGTRVSLEEAEPPASVGLLREGDCDVALAFRYEGAAGAEEWDDLVVRPLLSDRLVALVPERHRLAGAESVAIGELTEEPWIAGCPRCRGQLVEVCAAAGFTPRIDFATDDYPAVVGLVGAGLGVAVLPQLAVESVRPRGVRTVRLEPAVRREIVALTLPDLAQVPAVAATLDQLARAARR